The following coding sequences lie in one Candidatus Neptunochlamydia sp. REUL1 genomic window:
- a CDS encoding HlyD family secretion protein, producing MTDKVVSNKKRNMILLWVSVGFILIGIAVFLYWFTILRFEKFTDDAYVHGNMIELTPQVPGIVTSINIDNTDLVEEGQVLIELDKTDYQIAYKMKKSELGDSVRSVVQMFLRVEELEADLEQKDAELFKAEKDYKNRVNLVGVGGVSREEFEHVEADFVGAQAARRATYLLLQSAYAKVQNTTVRTHPLVKKAADGVKDAYVNLQRCSILAPSGGYVAMRSAQLGEYVGVSEPLMAIIPLNELWVDANYKEVQLSKVRIGQSVRLISDIYGSGVVFHGKIVGINPGTGSVFSALPPQNATGNWIKIVQRVPVRVSLDPNQLKKHPLWLGLSMNVTVDIHDTSGPILAEATRIHPIYQTNIYSQQEEGAMKIIDQIILENAGSYER from the coding sequence ATGACAGATAAAGTTGTATCAAACAAGAAGAGAAACATGATCCTTCTTTGGGTTTCTGTAGGTTTTATCCTGATTGGAATAGCGGTTTTTCTTTATTGGTTTACCATTCTCCGTTTTGAGAAGTTTACAGATGATGCATATGTTCATGGAAACATGATTGAACTTACACCTCAGGTTCCTGGAATTGTGACGTCTATTAACATTGACAATACTGACCTTGTTGAAGAGGGGCAGGTTCTAATCGAGCTGGATAAAACCGATTACCAGATTGCTTACAAAATGAAAAAAAGTGAGCTTGGGGATTCGGTACGCTCAGTTGTACAGATGTTTCTTAGAGTTGAAGAGTTAGAAGCCGATCTTGAGCAGAAAGATGCTGAGTTATTCAAAGCAGAAAAAGACTATAAAAATCGGGTTAATCTCGTGGGGGTCGGAGGGGTTTCTCGAGAAGAGTTTGAACATGTTGAAGCTGACTTTGTGGGTGCTCAAGCTGCTCGTAGGGCCACATACTTACTTCTGCAGTCAGCCTACGCAAAAGTGCAGAACACAACCGTTAGAACTCATCCTCTGGTAAAAAAAGCGGCAGATGGCGTCAAAGATGCTTATGTTAACCTTCAACGGTGCTCGATTTTAGCGCCAAGCGGTGGGTACGTTGCGATGCGCTCAGCCCAGCTTGGAGAATACGTTGGAGTGTCGGAGCCTTTGATGGCTATTATTCCTCTAAATGAACTTTGGGTAGATGCTAACTATAAAGAAGTTCAACTTTCAAAGGTAAGAATTGGACAGAGTGTTCGCCTTATCTCAGATATTTATGGGAGCGGCGTGGTATTCCATGGGAAAATTGTAGGAATCAACCCCGGGACAGGGAGCGTCTTCTCTGCCCTTCCTCCTCAAAATGCAACGGGAAATTGGATCAAGATTGTTCAACGAGTTCCTGTTCGTGTGAGTCTAGATCCGAATCAGCTAAAGAAGCACCCTCTTTGGTTGGGCCTTTCCATGAATGTGACTGTTGATATCCATGACACTTCAGGACCCATCCTTGCCGAAGCGACACGGATACATCCAATATATCAGACAAACATTTATAGCCAGCAAGAAGAGGGAGCGATGAAAATTATCGACCAAATCATTTTGGAAAACGCTGGCAGCTATGAACGGTAA
- a CDS encoding DHA2 family efflux MFS transporter permease subunit: MNGNPLTGITLFLGAIALSLCTFMQVLDYSIANVSIPYIAGDLATSVNDGTWVITMFAVGNAIALPLTGFLTRRLGSIRVMVLSVTLFTLLSWLCGMSINMNMLVIMRFIQGVVAGPMIPLSQSLMIMTFPKEKKNLALALWNMVAVVGPIAGPILGGWITFNYSWPWIFFINIPVGIFCVLVIRSLYKKRETKTEKVRIDGWGILLLAFAVSALQIILDQGQELDWWRSNIIIALTVVSVASFVFLFIWELTHGTPIMDLRMFKNRNFFIGTVITALSYMVLFGVIVITPLWLQEMMGYTAQVAGLAVSTMGILPFFTVILVAKLMNRVRLKYLVALSFFSYGVVLFYYSTFTTAVSLEIIALSRLLLGIGICTWLAPITAITFARVPAEKLAMGQGMFHFLRILMGGVGTSIFVTVWERRGTHHHSNIVDSINQHNPVSKELFADLKQYGIMGKKALTVVDTIAWNQAMMLSLNDIFWLGGWVFMLLIILPFFFKKRKHLPADQLPPAGH, translated from the coding sequence ATGAACGGTAATCCTTTAACGGGAATCACTCTTTTTCTTGGAGCCATTGCGCTTTCTCTCTGCACCTTCATGCAAGTTCTTGACTACTCCATTGCTAACGTCTCCATTCCCTATATTGCAGGGGACTTAGCAACTAGCGTCAATGATGGAACATGGGTAATTACCATGTTTGCTGTCGGAAATGCCATAGCTCTTCCTCTAACAGGATTTTTGACACGTCGCTTGGGATCGATTCGCGTTATGGTGCTTTCTGTGACTCTATTCACTTTATTATCATGGCTTTGTGGAATGTCAATTAACATGAATATGCTCGTGATCATGCGTTTCATCCAAGGGGTTGTTGCAGGTCCTATGATTCCGCTTTCTCAAAGCTTAATGATTATGACTTTTCCAAAAGAAAAGAAGAATCTAGCCCTCGCATTATGGAACATGGTCGCTGTTGTTGGACCCATTGCCGGGCCTATTCTTGGTGGCTGGATCACGTTTAATTACTCGTGGCCCTGGATCTTTTTTATTAATATCCCCGTGGGGATTTTTTGTGTTTTGGTGATCCGTTCTTTATATAAGAAAAGAGAAACAAAGACTGAAAAAGTTCGTATTGATGGCTGGGGGATCCTTCTTTTGGCTTTTGCTGTTTCTGCTCTTCAAATCATTCTAGACCAGGGACAAGAACTTGACTGGTGGCGTTCAAATATTATCATTGCCCTTACTGTTGTTTCGGTTGCTTCCTTTGTTTTTCTCTTTATCTGGGAACTGACACATGGTACGCCGATTATGGATCTTCGGATGTTTAAAAACCGAAATTTTTTTATTGGTACGGTTATTACGGCATTATCCTATATGGTTCTTTTTGGTGTGATTGTCATCACCCCTCTTTGGCTTCAAGAGATGATGGGATATACAGCGCAAGTTGCTGGGCTTGCCGTTTCTACGATGGGAATCCTCCCATTTTTTACAGTGATACTAGTGGCGAAACTCATGAATAGGGTCCGGCTAAAATATCTGGTCGCTCTCTCTTTCTTCAGTTATGGAGTTGTTCTCTTCTATTATAGTACATTTACAACAGCTGTCTCCCTTGAGATCATTGCGCTGTCAAGATTACTCCTTGGAATCGGGATTTGTACGTGGCTTGCTCCCATCACTGCAATTACTTTCGCCCGCGTTCCCGCTGAGAAACTTGCAATGGGGCAGGGGATGTTTCATTTTCTCAGAATATTAATGGGAGGGGTGGGGACATCTATTTTCGTTACGGTGTGGGAGCGAAGAGGAACGCATCACCACAGCAACATTGTCGATAGCATTAATCAGCACAACCCCGTTAGTAAGGAGCTGTTTGCTGATTTAAAACAGTATGGGATTATGGGAAAGAAGGCGTTAACAGTCGTTGATACCATAGCATGGAATCAAGCAATGATGCTTTCTCTAAACGATATTTTTTGGTTGGGAGGATGGGTTTTTATGCTGCTTATTATTCTTCCCTTTTTCTTTAAGAAACGGAAACATCTTCCTGCTGATCAGCTTCCCCCTGCAGGGCATTGA
- a CDS encoding LbtU family siderophore porin: MKLSIFILAFLAFPLLAVQEGIYIQFQEAEQESQKQDPIEDSYQNLLLKRIEAPSEEKEMTLQQRIANYFGTFVTSSPYPGVRATFEGTELMASLSNVNKDLQILLELAESTKYMQEKGIPFPINPRIFLSGEIEFTGFVQKDARGRAQSDLDITDAEVDFLIVVAPWLYGFIGLEYDNSVDSALSSSRIASSRFHADSLFITFGDFSKESWYGTLGQTYVPYGQYTTYAAVHNPLTRVLFRTLARDITLGFFNDTVQFAAFVFKGDSHADSGNNINNYGVNLGFHFNVKKLDCKLAVGAVRNIADSTGMQEAFGDPSNTEKLRHIVPGLNANGNFSIGDWTLLCEYNQTLRPFNPNDAAFSTNGTSFKGAKPIAFDTELAYAFKIAAMPSSLALGYSRSYEALAFNVPKERITLTWATYVFRGNLLSVELNSDKLYDKKNRAAGNVVTGLPYFINPRNLGHRDYTLSIDYLLYF; this comes from the coding sequence ATGAAGCTATCTATATTCATTCTAGCCTTTCTAGCCTTTCCTCTTCTTGCTGTGCAAGAGGGCATTTACATCCAATTTCAAGAGGCAGAGCAAGAATCTCAAAAGCAAGATCCCATAGAGGATAGCTATCAAAATCTTCTATTAAAGCGTATTGAAGCACCCTCTGAAGAAAAAGAAATGACGCTCCAACAGCGGATTGCCAACTACTTTGGAACCTTTGTTACTTCTTCTCCCTATCCAGGGGTCCGTGCAACATTTGAAGGAACAGAGCTTATGGCAAGTCTCTCAAATGTCAATAAAGACCTGCAGATTTTGCTTGAGCTTGCAGAATCGACAAAGTACATGCAGGAAAAAGGAATCCCTTTCCCCATCAATCCTCGGATCTTCCTGAGTGGTGAGATTGAATTTACAGGGTTTGTACAAAAAGACGCGAGAGGTCGTGCTCAAAGTGATCTAGATATCACAGATGCTGAGGTAGATTTTCTAATTGTTGTTGCCCCCTGGCTCTATGGTTTCATAGGGCTGGAGTATGATAACTCCGTCGACTCTGCCTTAAGTAGCTCTCGAATTGCGAGTTCTCGCTTTCATGCCGACTCCCTTTTTATCACGTTTGGAGACTTCTCAAAAGAGTCGTGGTATGGAACGCTTGGTCAAACCTATGTTCCCTATGGACAATATACAACCTATGCAGCTGTCCACAATCCTTTAACACGTGTTCTTTTTAGAACACTTGCTCGAGATATTACTTTAGGGTTCTTCAATGATACAGTTCAATTTGCTGCGTTTGTTTTTAAGGGAGATAGTCATGCGGATTCTGGAAACAATATCAACAATTATGGGGTTAACCTAGGGTTTCATTTTAACGTCAAGAAACTCGATTGCAAGCTTGCTGTTGGCGCAGTGCGTAATATTGCTGATTCAACGGGAATGCAAGAGGCTTTTGGCGACCCTTCTAATACGGAAAAGCTCCGCCATATTGTTCCTGGCCTCAATGCCAATGGAAATTTTTCCATCGGAGACTGGACACTGCTATGCGAATATAACCAGACGCTTCGTCCCTTTAACCCAAATGACGCAGCTTTTAGCACAAATGGAACCTCTTTTAAAGGGGCAAAACCCATCGCCTTTGATACAGAACTTGCATATGCCTTTAAAATAGCAGCAATGCCTAGCTCTCTTGCTTTGGGATATTCAAGAAGTTATGAGGCTTTGGCTTTTAATGTTCCCAAAGAAAGAATCACACTCACTTGGGCAACCTACGTTTTCCGAGGAAACCTTCTCAGCGTTGAACTGAATTCCGATAAACTTTATGACAAGAAGAATCGCGCTGCTGGAAATGTTGTGACAGGACTCCCCTACTTTATCAATCCTAGAAACCTTGGGCACCGCGACTACACTCTTTCCATCGACTACCTCCTCTATTTTTAG
- a CDS encoding MFS transporter, with translation MASSQVTRIFPVFTVLFLGYLGFSLALPLFPPLFLEPAHSFFPASMGTGTRRILLGVLFSVYPMGQFIGASILGKLSDKYGRKPILLISLLAVIPAFIGSALSILYTLPLFLFVSRFFSGLLEGNIVIAQAAVADVSESSKAKTKNFGWIVSLSSTAFFFGPLIGGKLAYSTIVPWFHYDTPFWCAAILTFIGFLIVFHLFKETHSPERKIEITLKTIIRSFTEGLKYQPLRVIFSANFFVFSAMFFFLNFFSAYLVNRFDFSFSLLGEINAYLSIPFIIAPFFFGLFAKWWTSRQSMLLGSLFTCISYLIFVMPTSPWALIFTILPVGFFLSMGFAFPAIMVSDTVSKQRQGQSLGTNQSLQVFAEAATALAGGFFMAKNNSFPIYAGAVCAVIAALILFIKPQCPAGGS, from the coding sequence TTGGCCTCGTCGCAAGTTACTAGAATATTTCCAGTCTTCACTGTTTTATTCCTAGGTTACTTAGGGTTTTCTTTAGCACTCCCCCTCTTCCCTCCTCTTTTTTTAGAACCTGCACATAGTTTTTTCCCCGCCTCGATGGGAACAGGAACCCGAAGAATTTTATTGGGTGTCCTATTTTCTGTCTATCCAATGGGTCAGTTTATAGGAGCCTCAATCCTAGGAAAACTTTCTGATAAATATGGAAGAAAACCGATTTTATTGATTTCTCTTCTTGCTGTAATTCCAGCATTTATTGGATCAGCACTTTCAATTCTCTATACTCTTCCTCTCTTTCTATTTGTGAGCCGATTTTTTAGTGGTCTCCTAGAAGGCAATATTGTAATTGCTCAAGCAGCTGTTGCCGATGTCAGTGAAAGTTCAAAAGCAAAAACAAAAAACTTTGGATGGATTGTCTCCTTAAGCAGTACTGCATTTTTCTTTGGCCCTTTGATTGGGGGGAAACTTGCCTACTCTACAATTGTTCCTTGGTTCCATTATGATACTCCCTTTTGGTGTGCTGCGATTTTGACATTCATTGGTTTTCTCATTGTTTTTCATCTGTTTAAAGAAACGCACTCTCCTGAGAGGAAAATAGAGATAACTCTTAAGACAATTATCCGATCCTTTACAGAGGGGCTAAAGTATCAACCTCTTAGGGTGATATTTTCTGCGAACTTTTTTGTCTTTTCAGCAATGTTTTTCTTTTTGAACTTTTTCTCTGCTTATCTCGTAAACCGGTTCGACTTTTCTTTCTCATTGCTTGGGGAAATCAATGCATACCTTTCAATTCCTTTTATCATTGCCCCCTTTTTCTTCGGCCTTTTTGCAAAATGGTGGACCTCAAGACAATCGATGCTCCTCGGCTCTCTTTTTACCTGTATCAGCTATTTAATCTTTGTGATGCCCACCTCTCCATGGGCTCTTATCTTTACCATCCTTCCTGTTGGGTTCTTTCTGTCAATGGGGTTTGCCTTCCCTGCGATCATGGTTTCGGATACCGTGAGCAAACAGCGGCAGGGACAATCTCTAGGAACCAACCAGTCTCTGCAAGTTTTTGCTGAAGCAGCAACTGCACTTGCCGGTGGCTTTTTTATGGCAAAAAACAATAGCTTCCCCATTTATGCAGGAGCTGTATGCGCGGTGATTGCAGCTCTCATCCTATTCATTAAACCTCAATGCCCTGCAGGGGGAAGCTGA
- a CDS encoding efflux transporter outer membrane subunit produces the protein MMKLRMFSLITPFCFLFLFLFESCAALKKRKHEPEMIETVDVSPAIDSALNTPNFAEGEWPAYNWWTLFEDGQLSEIMEVAIENNPGLLAAVSRVRAAQEEAQKMRSVLLPQFRASFNDNYEHLSKDSLDRFPSSAVPAVINQVYLALNFEYEIDLFGKNRNKYRAAMGQARAQAAEMSESLLIITATLAETYINYAANLQNLQFSMALAEAQKVYLELTELRFLNGLDDQMMVDLANANLLSAEENVVAYEKEADLNLSQIKILMGLGPDDGWEITTPTLAFDRPFLIPENIPVNLLSRRPDLMAQIWTVEAAAHLISAAKAAFFPNINLTAIAGLESLKWNNLFISDSYAAALSPAINLPLFAGGKLTAQLNEKYATYDAAVHDYNALLLQAAKEVSDQIKILEAANQESGLQAQVFEKTMHISQLTNERYDNGLDDYLTVIDKQVAAMNQGIKDVEKENERYLAVLQLIKALGGGYHDR, from the coding sequence ATGATGAAATTGAGAATGTTTTCGTTAATAACTCCTTTTTGTTTTTTGTTTTTATTTTTGTTTGAAAGTTGTGCAGCATTAAAGAAAAGAAAGCATGAACCTGAAATGATAGAAACTGTAGATGTTTCTCCTGCAATTGATTCGGCTCTTAATACTCCTAACTTTGCAGAAGGAGAGTGGCCTGCATACAATTGGTGGACGCTTTTTGAGGATGGACAGCTTTCTGAAATTATGGAAGTAGCAATTGAAAACAATCCTGGTTTATTGGCAGCGGTTTCCCGAGTCCGGGCAGCGCAAGAAGAAGCCCAAAAGATGCGCTCTGTTCTTTTGCCTCAGTTTAGAGCAAGCTTTAACGACAATTATGAACACCTTAGCAAAGATAGCTTGGATAGATTTCCTTCGTCAGCGGTTCCTGCAGTGATTAATCAAGTTTATCTAGCGCTAAACTTCGAATATGAAATTGATCTATTTGGGAAAAATAGAAATAAGTACCGCGCGGCAATGGGGCAAGCAAGAGCTCAAGCTGCTGAAATGTCAGAATCCCTACTGATTATTACTGCGACGCTTGCAGAAACCTACATCAATTATGCTGCAAACCTTCAAAATCTTCAATTTAGTATGGCTTTAGCAGAAGCTCAAAAGGTCTATCTTGAATTGACTGAGCTGCGGTTTTTGAATGGCTTAGATGACCAGATGATGGTGGACCTTGCCAATGCAAATCTTCTCTCTGCTGAAGAGAACGTTGTTGCTTATGAAAAAGAAGCTGATCTTAACCTTAGCCAAATTAAAATTCTCATGGGACTAGGGCCTGATGATGGATGGGAGATTACAACGCCAACACTTGCTTTTGATCGGCCATTTCTAATTCCTGAGAATATTCCCGTGAATCTTTTATCTCGGCGCCCGGATCTTATGGCTCAGATCTGGACTGTCGAAGCTGCAGCCCATTTGATTAGTGCTGCAAAAGCCGCATTTTTCCCTAATATCAACCTTACTGCAATCGCTGGTCTGGAAAGCCTAAAGTGGAACAACCTCTTCATCTCGGATAGTTATGCTGCAGCACTTTCTCCAGCTATCAATCTTCCTCTTTTTGCAGGAGGAAAGCTTACAGCGCAGCTAAACGAAAAATATGCAACTTATGATGCTGCGGTTCATGATTATAATGCGCTTCTTCTTCAGGCAGCTAAGGAAGTTTCTGATCAGATTAAAATTTTAGAAGCAGCAAATCAAGAGAGCGGTTTGCAAGCGCAAGTGTTTGAAAAAACCATGCACATTTCGCAGCTGACAAATGAGCGATATGACAATGGGCTTGATGATTACTTAACGGTTATAGATAAACAAGTTGCAGCGATGAATCAGGGGATAAAAGATGTGGAAAAAGAAAATGAGCGCTATTTAGCAGTGCTTCAATTGATTAAGGCATTAGGTGGTGGGTACCATGACAGATAA
- a CDS encoding transposase, whose product MTCFEIVMDNAAFHKGEFMQQRIKAAGHTLEYLPPYSPDLNPIEYKWAQAKSKRRKYRCGIDELFQEY is encoded by the coding sequence ATGACATGCTTCGAAATAGTTATGGATAATGCTGCGTTCCATAAAGGTGAATTTATGCAGCAAAGGATTAAAGCTGCAGGGCATACCTTAGAATATCTCCCTCCATATTCTCCTGATTTAAATCCAATTGAATACAAGTGGGCTCAGGCAAAATCTAAGCGAAGAAAATATCGATGTGGAATAGATGAACTTTTCCAGGAGTATTGA
- a CDS encoding type II secretion system protein GspD → MKHKIFTSLFLLSQLGAPLVGEEVLHFDTTPPESEEKSLTVNFQDVSMLEFLRFVSTVAERNFIYDEKILDFNISLVTGKATDPENILKIMVELLEKQGIRTEKRGDYYLVEKIEEWELEERKELKLAKIRGQREGKGEFRLVNDKPGNQFLTPYEYEKKGEFHVYKLQYHVGNEILTAIKSVAVSMKANPSASKELVQAIGSMQWVESTNSILYSGTEESIEELTSLISSLDVPKKQVFIEVLVIETNVKKGLEFGLEWGAGGQYRNKFGYGLGNFPAAPKQAPFANTLQQINASNTPTGTDQFPLGRGFDLGVLGDIILHKGQSYLSLGSLVSALEADGDSTIILNQKIITQDNKLSRIFVGDNIAFTGSVVETVGASQQTSANIEYRDVGVKLNITPLLGDEDVITLEISEEITNVIPSHNSVADSVNGINTTKTDMATQVHVPDQSFLVLSGMIRNTKRERKSGIPCMGGLPLIGAAFSKTTTDDEKRNVIVFVRPQIIHSGQEYRNVTAYQENQFKGQSANPSHFQMGVDMLKKEDETYGTNQQPPKLRITADSESSRS, encoded by the coding sequence ATGAAACATAAGATCTTCACATCTCTTTTCCTTCTCTCTCAACTTGGCGCCCCTTTGGTTGGCGAAGAAGTTCTTCATTTCGATACGACCCCTCCAGAAAGTGAAGAGAAATCCCTGACTGTCAATTTTCAGGATGTTTCCATGTTGGAATTCCTCCGATTTGTGAGCACTGTTGCTGAAAGAAACTTTATTTACGATGAAAAGATCCTAGATTTTAATATTAGCCTCGTCACAGGAAAGGCAACTGACCCCGAAAACATTTTGAAAATCATGGTTGAACTGCTCGAAAAGCAAGGAATTCGTACAGAGAAGCGTGGCGACTACTACCTTGTCGAGAAGATAGAAGAGTGGGAACTGGAAGAACGGAAAGAGTTGAAACTCGCGAAAATTCGCGGCCAGAGGGAAGGGAAGGGAGAATTTCGTTTGGTCAATGATAAGCCGGGAAACCAGTTTCTCACCCCTTACGAATATGAAAAGAAGGGAGAATTTCATGTCTACAAATTGCAATACCACGTAGGAAATGAGATTCTCACAGCGATCAAAAGTGTCGCTGTCAGTATGAAAGCAAACCCCAGTGCATCAAAAGAGCTAGTCCAAGCAATTGGATCGATGCAGTGGGTAGAATCTACGAATTCTATCCTCTACTCTGGAACAGAAGAGAGTATCGAAGAGCTCACATCTCTCATTTCGAGTTTAGATGTCCCAAAAAAGCAAGTCTTTATCGAGGTTCTCGTGATCGAAACTAACGTAAAGAAAGGGCTCGAGTTTGGACTCGAATGGGGAGCAGGTGGGCAATATCGTAACAAATTTGGGTATGGACTTGGTAATTTCCCGGCCGCTCCGAAACAGGCACCTTTTGCAAACACTTTGCAACAGATAAATGCATCAAATACCCCCACAGGAACCGACCAGTTCCCATTGGGACGCGGGTTTGATCTCGGAGTGCTCGGGGATATTATCCTCCATAAGGGACAATCGTACCTTTCACTCGGATCTCTTGTTTCAGCTCTTGAGGCTGATGGAGACAGTACGATCATCTTGAATCAGAAAATCATTACTCAAGACAACAAACTTTCCCGCATATTCGTGGGAGACAATATTGCCTTCACGGGATCTGTCGTTGAAACCGTGGGAGCAAGCCAACAAACTTCTGCGAATATTGAGTACCGTGATGTTGGAGTAAAACTTAATATCACTCCCCTTTTGGGTGATGAAGATGTGATTACATTAGAGATTTCGGAAGAGATCACCAATGTTATTCCAAGCCACAATAGCGTTGCTGACTCCGTTAATGGAATCAACACAACCAAAACCGATATGGCAACGCAAGTTCATGTTCCTGATCAAAGCTTTCTCGTCTTAAGTGGTATGATCCGCAATACAAAGAGAGAGCGAAAGTCAGGGATCCCCTGCATGGGAGGGCTTCCTCTCATCGGAGCAGCCTTTAGTAAAACAACGACTGACGATGAAAAGCGCAATGTGATTGTCTTTGTCCGCCCTCAGATTATTCACTCCGGACAAGAGTATCGAAACGTAACAGCCTATCAAGAAAACCAATTCAAAGGTCAATCAGCAAATCCTTCCCATTTTCAGATGGGAGTCGACATGTTGAAAAAAGAAGACGAAACATATGGAACCAATCAACAACCTCCTAAACTCAGAATCACAGCAGACTCAGAAAGTAGTCGATCGTGA
- a CDS encoding IS630 transposase-related protein, producing the protein MAYSLDFRKKALSIRSKEKLSFAQAAKRFGVSINSLFLWSKQIEPKQTKNRPAIKIDKETLMGDIEEYPDAFCYERANRLNVIASGICSAMKRLKISYKKTLNHPKACEKKREIFFGKDRKI; encoded by the coding sequence GTGGCCTATTCATTGGATTTTAGAAAAAAAGCACTGTCAATTCGAAGCAAAGAAAAATTGAGCTTTGCACAAGCAGCAAAACGTTTTGGTGTAAGCATCAACAGTTTATTTCTTTGGTCTAAACAAATAGAGCCCAAACAAACTAAGAATAGACCTGCGATCAAGATTGATAAAGAGACTTTAATGGGGGACATCGAAGAATATCCAGATGCCTTCTGCTATGAACGAGCCAATCGTTTAAACGTAATCGCCTCAGGCATTTGTAGTGCGATGAAGCGGCTAAAAATCAGCTATAAAAAAACACTAAACCATCCCAAAGCTTGCGAAAAAAAAAGAGAAATTTTTTTTGGAAAAGATCGCAAAATATAA
- a CDS encoding ShlB/FhaC/HecB family hemolysin secretion/activation protein yields the protein MIRKTLIAAIALVLPLGAVEQHFPSLVYPQESEEVLASHFKGIVLMGSNRSVGNVHVENISGVKFVDLKIPTGESVLERYLQDYLGLPVTVSRIQDVKRTIIDFYRKANRPIVYVEVPSQAISLGVLELVVYEGKLREVHCSGNKHFKDERLIGYVKNKQGESLDMDQLFKDLEWMNRNPFRQTNSIFTPAEQTGVTDIELVTDDRFPWRFFAGVDNTGIHQAGRTRYFAGFNWGNVFNLDHVLSFQFTTGSDIDKYWSTSLHYLAPLPWRHTLVAYGGYSHIKADLETPGMRTKGYSAQTSLRYEMPVRPLINFLEDFLVGADYKRTNTSLTQDGTLFFDQSVNIFQLMVSYNGGYEGEWYKVSGTIEVYGSSGNWLPDQSRKRYEELRPGANNSYIYTRLAVAPIFNLKYDFQIQTKLRGQVSSINLLASEQFALGGWDTVRGYQVREVNADNVFIFNIELRSPSIKVIGNHKKVVKDELRFLVFMDYAYGSNHEIFPGEVNHNNLMGVGPSVRYNLPHYLTFRGDLGYKVWQPA from the coding sequence ATGATCCGAAAAACCTTAATAGCTGCAATAGCACTCGTTCTTCCTCTTGGAGCCGTGGAACAACATTTCCCTAGCCTCGTGTATCCGCAGGAATCGGAAGAGGTTCTAGCAAGCCATTTTAAAGGGATTGTACTGATGGGATCAAATCGATCCGTCGGGAATGTCCATGTAGAAAACATCTCGGGGGTCAAGTTTGTTGACCTTAAGATCCCAACAGGTGAAAGCGTGCTTGAACGCTATCTTCAAGATTATTTAGGACTCCCTGTAACGGTGAGCCGAATTCAAGATGTTAAGCGAACCATTATCGATTTCTATCGCAAAGCCAACAGACCCATCGTATACGTTGAAGTCCCCTCTCAAGCGATATCATTGGGAGTGTTAGAGCTCGTTGTTTATGAAGGCAAACTCCGCGAGGTCCATTGCAGCGGCAATAAGCACTTTAAGGATGAACGCCTGATTGGATATGTGAAGAATAAGCAAGGGGAGAGCCTTGATATGGATCAGCTTTTCAAAGACCTTGAGTGGATGAACCGAAATCCTTTTAGACAAACAAATTCCATTTTTACTCCAGCTGAGCAAACCGGAGTCACAGATATCGAACTCGTGACGGATGATCGCTTTCCTTGGCGCTTTTTTGCTGGAGTCGATAATACTGGTATCCACCAAGCAGGGCGTACGCGTTATTTTGCAGGTTTTAACTGGGGAAATGTTTTTAATCTTGACCATGTTCTGTCATTTCAATTCACGACAGGAAGCGATATTGATAAGTACTGGTCAACATCTCTTCATTACTTAGCTCCCCTTCCCTGGCGTCATACTTTGGTTGCTTATGGAGGCTACTCTCATATTAAGGCTGACCTAGAAACTCCCGGAATGCGGACCAAGGGGTATAGTGCGCAGACAAGCCTCCGCTATGAAATGCCAGTTAGACCTCTTATCAACTTCTTGGAAGATTTCTTAGTAGGAGCAGATTATAAGCGAACGAATACTAGCCTCACCCAAGATGGAACACTTTTTTTTGATCAATCTGTCAATATTTTCCAGCTTATGGTTAGCTACAACGGAGGTTATGAGGGAGAATGGTATAAGGTTTCGGGAACAATTGAAGTCTATGGCTCTTCTGGGAATTGGCTTCCTGATCAGAGCCGCAAGCGGTATGAAGAGCTCCGACCAGGAGCCAATAATTCCTATATTTATACCCGGCTTGCTGTCGCCCCCATCTTTAACCTCAAGTATGATTTCCAAATACAGACCAAGCTCCGTGGTCAAGTCTCGAGTATAAACCTTCTTGCGAGTGAACAGTTTGCCTTAGGAGGCTGGGACACTGTTCGTGGATACCAAGTTCGAGAAGTGAACGCTGATAATGTCTTTATTTTTAACATCGAGCTCCGATCCCCTTCAATTAAGGTGATAGGGAACCACAAAAAGGTTGTAAAAGACGAGCTCCGCTTCCTAGTCTTTATGGATTATGCCTACGGAAGCAACCATGAAATTTTCCCCGGTGAAGTCAATCATAACAATCTAATGGGTGTGGGCCCGAGTGTCAGATATAATCTTCCTCATTACCTAACCTTTAGAGGAGACCTCGGTTACAAAGTCTGGCAACCTGCATGA